Proteins encoded within one genomic window of Erinaceus europaeus chromosome 13, mEriEur2.1, whole genome shotgun sequence:
- the FOXE3 gene encoding forkhead box protein E3 gives MRGRRWPPGNVRAGAGPRRGKRRPYKLGRWPLLSRSRSRTGRCCRTPATRRRDMEPPAAFSGFPALPSVAPSGRPPSPGPEPEGAAASRGEQEPVPGPGRRRRRPLQRGKPPYSYIALIAMALAHAPGRRLTLAAIYRFITERFAFYRDSPRKWQNSIRHNLTLNDCFVKVPREPGNPGKGNYWTLDPAAADMFDNGSFLRRRKRFKRAEVPALPAAPPAPAGGALPFPYAPYASGPALLAPPPAAPGPAPPARLFSVDSLVSLSPELAGVGAPEPPCCAPPDAAFQPCPAAASPPLYAPERLGLPATRPAGPGPLPAEPLLALAGPAAALGPLSPGEAYLRQPGYAPGLERYL, from the coding sequence ATGAGGGGGAGGCGCTGGCCACCTGGGAATGTCCGAGCGGGGGCCGGGCCGAGAAGAGGCAAGAGGCGTCCATATAAATTGGGTCGGTGGCCTCTGCTCTCCCGGAGCCGGAGCCGCACGGGCAGGTGCTGCCGCACCCCAGCCACCAGGCGCAGAGACATGGAGCCGCCCGCCGCCTTCTCGGGTTTCCCGGCCCTGCCCTCAGTCGCGCCGTCGGGGCGGCCGCCGTCGCCGGGGCCAGAGCCCGAGGGGGCGGCCGCGAGTCGCGGGGAGCAGGAGCCCGTTCCCGGCCCGGGGCGGCGGCGACGGCGGCCGCTTCAGCGCGGGAAGCCGCCCTATTCGTACATCGCGCTCATCGCCATGGCGCTGGCGCACGCCCCGGGCCGCCGCCTCACGCTGGCCGCCATCTACCGCTTCATCACCGAGCGCTTCGCCTTCTACCGCGACAGCCCGCGCAAGTGGCAGAACAGCATCCGCCACAACCTCACGCTCAACGACTGCTTCGTCAAGGTGCCCCGCGAGCCGGGCAACCCGGGCAAAGGCAACTACTGGACGCTCGACCCGGCGGCCGCCGACATGTTCGACAACGGCAGCTTCCTGCGGCGCCGCAAGCGCTTCAAGCGCGCCGAGGTGCCCGCGCTGCCcgccgcgccccccgcgcccgcTGGCGGCGCGCTGCCCTTCCCCTACGCGCCCTACGCGTCCGGCCCCGCGCTGCTCGCAccgccccccgccgcccccgggCCCGCGCCGCCCGCGCGCCTCTTCAGCGTCGATAGCCTGGTGAGCCTGTCCCCGGAGCTGGCGGGGGTGGGCGCCCCGGAGCCGCCCTGCTGCGCCCCGCCCGACGCCGCCTTCCAGCCCTGCCCGGCCGCCGCCTCCCCGCCGCTCTACGCGCCCGAGCGCTTGGGGCTGCCCGCCACGCGCCCCGCCGGCCCGGGCCCGCTTCCCGCCGAGCCGCTCCTGGCTTTGGCGGGGCCGGCCGCCGCGCTCGGCCCGCTCAGCCCCGGGGAGGCCTACCTGAGGCAGCCGGGCTACGCGCCGGGGCTGGAGCGCTACCTGTGA